A single Syngnathus acus chromosome 8, fSynAcu1.2, whole genome shotgun sequence DNA region contains:
- the LOC119126203 gene encoding LOW QUALITY PROTEIN: properdin-like (The sequence of the model RefSeq protein was modified relative to this genomic sequence to represent the inferred CDS: inserted 1 base in 1 codon; deleted 2 bases in 2 codons) translates to MHNVNKLLIIVVSLIYVERAQGVRCFARFERSSAFCDEELGDLDEEDCCLNPQYAYLTQDGECQSCGSSSGWSDWXAWSPCTTPCGEGVTQRSRMCIGIGQSECKAQERLQTKPCNGTCCSEGWSAWSPWSPCFREVRRGRSQRSVKGTAPPLSECLLTCTGATEIEMSCDGFGKCPVHGGWSSCHRGSLCSSTCVRDDVAPPYRQRRRSCTNPAPSSDTAPPGDACQGADLERQKCTDIPKCPVDGNWGEWSPPGPCSTQCGEGLALAIRQCDQPVPKYGGRFCEGPNARTSVCHIICAVDGSWSGWSDWGECSSSCIPEGGVPVRTRQRDCSSPKPSLYPAGKGCHGDSSSAEPCVHLPHCTGTTAIRSWTGAWGPWSGHSQTVPSPCGVGLEVSRRNCDSPAPKRNGRPCVGDHQQTRLCNTDVHCPVDGMWSEWSAWQRCTYPYGIRVIRCKQIGGRQSRERRCLHRAHNGAICGGDNLSLSQYRGCYDVDSCYVQGNWDDWEPWSLCKPPCGGKSRRIRNRKCLPDYKDYRLTIGRLEEPAVFVGTPLLDCGDVPPGGATQVQNCVNVPDCD, encoded by the exons ATGCACAACGTCAACAAGCTGCTCATTATCGTCGTCAGCCTCATCTATGTGGAGCGTGCAC agggTGTGAGGTGTTTTGCACGCTTCGAGCGGTCATCGGCCTTCTGTGACGAAGAGCTGGGCGACCTTGATGAAGAAGACTGCTGTCTCAACCCTCAATATGCTTACCTTACGCAAGATGGAGAGTGTCAGTCCTGTGGGTCA tccTCCGGATGGTCTGACT TCGCATGGTCACCGTGTACCACCCCGTGCGGGGAAGGCGTGACCCAGAGGAGCAGGATGTGCATTGGCATCGGCCAATCAGAGTGCAAGGCTCAAGAGAGGCTGCAGACCAAACCTTGCAACGGAACATGCTGCAGTG AAGGGTGGAGCGCTTGGTCACCGTGGTCTCCGTGTTTCCGTGAGGTGCGGAGAGGGCGGAGTCAGAGAAGCGTGAAAGGCACTGCTCCGCCCCTCTCCGAGTGCCTTTTGACTTGCACGGGTGCCACCGAGATCGAGATGTCATGCGATGGTTTCGGCAAGTGTCCAG tGCACGGCGGCTGGTCGTCGTGTCATCGTGGTTCGCTGTGTTCTTCCACTTGCGTGCGCGACGACGTGGCCCCACCGTACAGACAGCGTCGTCGCTCCTGTAccaaccccgccccctcctctGACACGGCGCCACCTGGCGACGCTTGCCAGGGAGCCGACCTCGAGCGACAGAAATGCACCGATATCCCGAAATGTCCCG TGGATGGCAACTGGGGGGAGTGGTCCCCGCCGGGACCTTGCTCCACCCAGTGTGGGGAAGGGCTTGCATTAGCTATCAGACAGTGTGATCAGCCCGTGCCCAAATATGGCGGACGATTCTGCGAGGGACCGAACGCACGCACCTCAGTGTGCCACATCATCTGCGCCG TTGATGGGTCCTGGTCCGGTTGGTCCGATTGGGGCGAGTGTTCATCTTCCTGCATCCCGGAAGGCGGAGTTCCCGTCAGGACTCGTCAGCGTGACTGCTCGAGTCCCAAGCCTTCTCTCTATCCCGCAG GCAagggttgccatggcgacagcAGCTCCGCAGAGCCCTGTGTGCATCTTCCGCATTGCACCGGTACGACAGCTATCCGGTCT TGGACGGGCGCGTGGGGGCCCTGGTCCGGCCATTCTCAGACTGTCCCGTCACCCTGTGGCGTCGGCCTGGAGGTGTCGCGCAGAAACTGCGACAGCCCTGCCCCGAAACGTAATGGTCGGCCGTGCGTCGGCGACCACCAGCAGACTCGCCTTTGCAATACTGACGTCCactgtccag TGGATGGCATGTGGTCGGAGTGGTCGGCGTGGCAGCGTTGCACCTATCCCTAC GGGATTCGCGTGATTCGCTGCAAGCAAATTGGCGGGAGG CAAAGTCGCGAGCGCCGATGTTTGCATCGGGCGCACAATGGCGCCATCTGCGGTGGAGACAACCTCAGCCTCAGCCAATACAGAGGATGCTATGACGTCGACAGCTGCTACG tTCAGGGCAACTGGGATGACTGGGAGCCATGGTCTTTGTGTAAGCCGCCATGTGGAGGGAAGTCTCGGCGCATTCGGAATAGAAAATGTTTGCCAGACTACAAGGACTATCG cCTCACCATTGGTCGTCTGGAGGAACCAGCCGTCTTCGTTGGGACGCCTTTGTTGGACTGCGGGGATGTACCACCAGGGGGCGCCACGCAGGTTCAGAATTGTGTCAATGTGCCCGACTGTGACTGA